From Microlunatus capsulatus, a single genomic window includes:
- a CDS encoding hemolysin family protein: MLLDWLMVAVGLVLTVGTGLFVASEFALVNLDRFELEARERDGEAGLATTINALRITSTHLSGAQLGITLTTLLTGFTFEPAVSRLLEGPLTGLGLPAGAVPVVGTVVGLVLATLFSMVVGELVPKNFALALPLRTARLVLPFQTLFTAVFRPLIMLFNGTANALVRALGVEPKEELSGARSAEELSSLVRRSATEGLLDADHATLLGRTLRFADRTASEVMTPRVRMTKVGRADTAEEIVQLSRRSGMSRFPVVGVDADDVVGVVHVKQAFAVPVHERTRVAAATLAVEPVRVPESMNVDTLLGVLRRGGLQMAIVADEYGGTAGLVTLEDLVEELVGELEDEHDRRRATLERDGDVVTFDAGLRPDELLEDTGIRVPDDREYETVGGFVTDELDRLPAEGDEVALDAGTLRVERVDGARVDRLSFTPTPTPAPADDPDEADEDGDPADGRRARAGATAVGSDEEARHG; the protein is encoded by the coding sequence ATGCTGCTCGACTGGCTGATGGTCGCCGTCGGCCTGGTCCTGACCGTGGGCACGGGGCTGTTCGTCGCCTCCGAGTTCGCGCTCGTCAACCTCGACCGCTTCGAGCTGGAGGCCCGCGAGCGCGACGGCGAGGCCGGCCTGGCCACCACCATCAACGCCCTGCGCATCACCTCGACGCACCTGTCCGGCGCCCAGCTGGGCATCACGCTGACCACGCTGCTGACCGGCTTCACCTTCGAGCCCGCGGTCAGCCGGCTGCTGGAGGGCCCGCTGACCGGGCTCGGGCTGCCGGCCGGGGCCGTGCCCGTGGTGGGCACCGTCGTCGGCCTGGTGCTGGCCACCCTGTTCTCCATGGTGGTGGGGGAGCTGGTGCCCAAGAACTTCGCGCTGGCCCTGCCGCTGCGCACCGCCCGGCTGGTGCTGCCGTTCCAGACGCTGTTCACCGCCGTCTTCCGGCCGCTGATCATGCTCTTCAACGGCACGGCCAACGCCCTGGTCCGCGCGCTCGGCGTGGAGCCGAAGGAGGAGCTCTCGGGCGCCCGCTCGGCCGAGGAGCTGAGCTCGCTGGTCCGCCGCTCCGCCACCGAGGGGCTGCTGGACGCCGACCACGCCACGCTGCTCGGCCGCACGCTGCGCTTCGCCGACCGCACCGCGTCGGAGGTGATGACGCCGCGGGTCCGGATGACCAAGGTCGGCCGGGCCGACACCGCCGAGGAGATCGTGCAGCTCTCCCGGCGCAGCGGGATGTCCCGCTTCCCGGTGGTGGGGGTCGACGCGGACGACGTCGTCGGCGTGGTGCACGTCAAGCAGGCCTTCGCGGTGCCCGTGCACGAGCGGACCCGGGTCGCCGCGGCGACGCTGGCCGTGGAGCCGGTCCGGGTGCCGGAGTCGATGAACGTCGACACCCTGCTGGGCGTGCTGCGCCGCGGCGGCCTGCAGATGGCGATCGTGGCCGACGAGTACGGCGGCACCGCCGGCCTGGTGACCCTGGAGGACCTGGTGGAGGAGCTCGTCGGCGAGCTGGAGGACGAGCACGACCGACGCCGCGCGACGCTGGAGCGCGACGGCGACGTCGTCACCTTCGACGCGGGCCTGCGCCCCGACGAGCTGCTGGAGGACACCGGCATCCGGGTGCCCGACGACCGCGAGTACGAGACGGTCGGCGGCTTCGTCACCGACGAGCTGGACCGGCTGCCCGCCGAGGGCGACGAGGTGGCGCTGGACGCCGGCACGCTCCGCGTCGAGCGGGTCGACGGGGCCCGGGTCGACCGGCTGAGCTTCACCCCCACCCCCACCCCCGCCCCGGCGGACGACCCGGACGAGGCCGACGAGGACGGGGACCCCGCCGACGGGCGCCGCGCCCGTGCCGGCGCCACCGCGGTCGGCTCCGACGAGGAGGCCCGTCATGGGTGA